Proteins encoded together in one Pyramidobacter piscolens W5455 window:
- a CDS encoding YadA-like family protein, with translation MGKKIEAKANYGGGGDAPLGEKRRSPVVKGGALAAVALGLMLMKAVPSKAEDANDIVSNGANPIAYDISPANDGTNIAVGKNAKVIIGGGTQEAVLSFGETVTGPDFWGRMNIHSNNGAKKNLPEGIAVGTNSYARTGSIQIGAHTLETRNIAIGDTTADKIRQFGVASTTLGTNSYTGGGFATTLGSYNVQSSQYDASSPLNFLNATKNAFATIVGTLNSNESMNGSSSSGVSNVINGVANKVTNSNGAIVIGAGNSVKESSASFDTSAYSKHFDSVVDMQKALMDGTAKSAGGAVLAVGGANSAEYAQSSQMIGVGNKLTGASGAVSKYNLLDGYKNTAANVEHVSVIGSENTVTGTKTALLLGDKRKLTGANHSIVLGSADAEKELKVSDAVVIGHNADVQKAGGVGLGAGSVASVDKGAVGYDALGANHNSDATGVWKSTAAAVSVGDSTGNTKITRQITNVAAGTEDTDAVNVAQLKQIKAAADAEKTHYYSVRSTETGNGSNYNNDGAKGDNSLAAGVKANTMSHNSVAIGMEATIKDSNGGRGSGDIAIGNKSYIDNYVDQSGSIAIGQNARVENMAGNQERLFAFGQTTFSGYPSIPADPSKEAGGIAIGENTFARTGSLMVGTHNYKGKLGDVDIDSANTRATGINVNATTVGTNSYNQGAFSTVSGAYSIISGRYNGSNWSTYAGQNFGATVMGSLNSVESATSSSRYSGVANSVVGTANRTFNSNGSLVFGAGNEITNSIANISAPSNGGSSAKDLADKLRTAIKDSNGGGATLAIGGGNTADWTRRSQLMGVNNTLTGTSNKLSDLNLLNGYKNVGENVSRVTVIGSENTVKNGEFNIVLGDRRRMDGKSHNVIIGSLDSAAATNASNAVILGHNANASVDGGVALGAFSAADRQMLSNVYVPAGSSAAMDTLVRGTVKGSYGAVSVGNANATRQIANVAAGSADTDAVNVAQLKALDSKIAETGATVNKGLTFKADDGSTVNKKLGETLHVAGDGVNTETKVNGGKLTVGLKNELKFDVKDSSGTTTGQLTINSGNKGTVNGLTNKTWDPLHITSGQAATEDQLKAVDDKIANISGNAMTSWDAQIDGTQVKTVNKTDNTLNFKAGSNINLSNDSGAIKIGVVDAPTFAGKVTAKGFDATGHKIVNVAKGDVTQTSTDAVNGSQLWGVSSSIATHLGGEKYGLTVNNDGSVSAPTYIIRGGTYHNVGDALSAVDNQINNIYNNFGNVYNQMGSLRRDIKNVGALGSALSALKPMQYDPVEPSQIMAGFGAYKGEYALALGWAHYLKEDFMVHAGVSVTHHGESMANAGLTWKIGRKEDKDQIPERYRKGPISSVYVMQKENAELQAEVASLRQTNMRQAEQMAEVNARVEKLERLLQSGKKTN, from the coding sequence AAAACGCCGCTCGCCCGTCGTAAAAGGCGGCGCGCTGGCGGCCGTGGCGCTCGGCCTGATGCTGATGAAGGCCGTGCCGTCGAAAGCGGAGGACGCGAACGATATCGTTTCGAACGGCGCCAATCCGATCGCTTACGATATCAGCCCCGCCAACGACGGGACGAACATCGCCGTAGGCAAAAACGCCAAAGTCATCATCGGCGGCGGCACGCAGGAAGCCGTGCTTTCGTTCGGGGAGACGGTAACCGGCCCTGATTTTTGGGGACGAATGAACATTCATTCCAACAACGGTGCCAAAAAGAATTTGCCGGAAGGGATCGCCGTGGGGACCAATTCTTACGCCCGTACCGGTTCCATCCAGATCGGCGCCCACACGTTGGAGACGAGGAACATCGCGATCGGCGACACAACGGCGGACAAAATAAGACAGTTCGGCGTGGCGTCCACAACGCTGGGCACGAATTCTTACACCGGGGGCGGATTTGCGACAACTCTCGGCAGCTACAATGTTCAAAGCAGTCAATATGATGCGTCTAGTCCCTTAAATTTTTTAAACGCAACTAAAAACGCTTTCGCTACCATAGTCGGCACTCTGAATTCGAACGAATCGATGAACGGTTCATCCAGCAGCGGAGTGTCCAACGTGATCAATGGCGTCGCCAATAAGGTGACCAACAGTAATGGAGCCATTGTGATCGGCGCCGGGAACAGCGTGAAAGAATCCAGCGCGAGCTTCGACACTTCCGCTTACAGCAAGCATTTTGATTCAGTCGTCGATATGCAAAAGGCCTTGATGGACGGAACAGCAAAAAGTGCCGGCGGCGCCGTTCTTGCCGTTGGCGGCGCCAATAGCGCCGAATATGCCCAGTCGTCCCAGATGATAGGCGTCGGCAACAAACTGACCGGGGCAAGCGGCGCGGTCAGCAAGTACAACCTGCTCGACGGCTACAAGAACACCGCTGCTAACGTCGAGCACGTGTCCGTCATCGGCTCCGAAAACACAGTGACCGGCACTAAGACGGCGCTTCTCTTGGGCGACAAACGCAAGCTGACCGGTGCAAACCACAGCATTGTCTTAGGTTCTGCCGATGCGGAAAAAGAATTAAAGGTTTCTGACGCTGTTGTCATCGGGCATAATGCAGACGTACAAAAGGCTGGCGGCGTGGGGCTCGGCGCGGGTTCCGTGGCTTCAGTGGACAAGGGCGCCGTTGGTTATGACGCTTTGGGCGCGAACCACAATTCCGACGCCACCGGCGTATGGAAATCCACGGCGGCAGCCGTTTCCGTAGGCGATTCGACAGGGAACACCAAGATCACCCGCCAGATTACGAACGTGGCGGCCGGCACGGAAGATACAGACGCCGTCAACGTGGCGCAGCTGAAGCAGATAAAAGCGGCCGCCGATGCGGAGAAAACGCATTATTACAGCGTCAGATCCACGGAGACGGGAAACGGCAGCAATTACAACAACGACGGAGCCAAGGGCGACAATTCTCTGGCTGCCGGCGTCAAGGCAAATACCATGAGCCATAACAGCGTGGCCATCGGTATGGAAGCGACGATCAAGGACAGCAACGGCGGCCGAGGCAGCGGCGACATCGCCATCGGCAACAAGTCATACATCGACAATTATGTCGATCAGAGCGGCAGCATTGCTATCGGCCAGAACGCCAGAGTGGAAAACATGGCAGGCAACCAGGAAAGACTGTTTGCTTTCGGGCAGACAACCTTCAGCGGTTATCCGAGTATTCCTGCGGATCCGTCCAAGGAAGCGGGCGGCATCGCCATCGGCGAAAATACCTTTGCCCGTACGGGCAGCCTGATGGTGGGCACCCACAATTATAAAGGCAAGCTGGGAGACGTGGACATCGACAGCGCCAACACGCGAGCGACGGGAATCAACGTCAACGCCACGACCGTCGGGACCAACAGCTACAATCAGGGAGCGTTCTCCACGGTGAGCGGCGCTTACTCGATTATTTCCGGGAGATACAACGGCAGTAATTGGTCAACGTATGCCGGACAGAACTTCGGCGCGACGGTCATGGGTTCTTTGAACAGCGTTGAATCGGCAACCTCGTCTTCTAGGTATTCCGGCGTGGCGAACAGCGTCGTCGGTACGGCGAACCGAACCTTCAATTCCAACGGTTCTCTGGTATTCGGCGCCGGCAACGAGATCACCAACTCCATTGCCAACATTTCCGCTCCGTCCAACGGTGGTTCCTCGGCTAAAGATCTGGCGGATAAGCTCCGCACCGCCATAAAGGATTCCAACGGCGGCGGAGCGACACTGGCCATCGGCGGCGGCAACACGGCCGACTGGACGCGCCGATCCCAGCTGATGGGCGTCAACAATACGCTGACCGGCACAAGCAATAAACTGAGCGACCTCAACCTGCTCAACGGCTACAAGAACGTCGGCGAGAATGTCAGTCGCGTCACCGTGATCGGCTCGGAGAACACCGTCAAAAACGGCGAGTTCAATATCGTCCTGGGCGACCGGCGCCGCATGGACGGCAAGAGCCACAACGTCATCATCGGCTCGCTAGACAGCGCCGCGGCGACGAACGCCTCGAACGCCGTCATCCTGGGACACAACGCCAACGCTTCCGTCGACGGCGGCGTGGCGCTGGGGGCTTTCAGCGCGGCCGATCGCCAAATGCTGTCGAACGTCTACGTGCCTGCCGGTAGCAGCGCGGCAATGGACACGCTCGTGCGCGGCACGGTGAAGGGCTCCTACGGAGCCGTTTCCGTGGGGAACGCCAACGCGACCCGGCAGATCGCCAACGTGGCCGCCGGCAGCGCCGACACCGACGCGGTGAACGTGGCGCAGCTCAAGGCGCTGGACTCCAAGATCGCCGAGACCGGCGCCACGGTGAACAAAGGCCTCACCTTCAAGGCCGACGACGGCAGCACCGTCAACAAGAAACTCGGCGAGACACTTCACGTCGCCGGCGACGGCGTCAACACCGAGACGAAGGTAAACGGCGGCAAACTGACCGTCGGCCTCAAGAACGAACTGAAATTCGACGTCAAAGACTCTTCCGGCACGACCACCGGCCAGCTCACCATCAACAGCGGTAACAAAGGCACCGTCAACGGGCTGACCAATAAGACCTGGGATCCCCTTCACATCACCTCCGGTCAGGCGGCTACAGAAGACCAGCTCAAGGCCGTGGACGACAAGATCGCCAACATCTCCGGCAACGCCATGACCAGCTGGGACGCCCAGATCGACGGAACGCAAGTGAAGACCGTCAACAAGACCGACAACACCCTCAACTTCAAAGCGGGCAGCAACATCAATCTGAGCAACGACAGCGGCGCCATCAAGATCGGCGTCGTCGACGCCCCCACCTTCGCCGGCAAAGTCACCGCCAAAGGCTTCGACGCGACCGGCCACAAGATCGTCAACGTCGCCAAGGGAGACGTCACTCAGACCAGTACCGACGCGGTCAACGGCTCGCAGCTGTGGGGCGTCTCGTCGAGCATCGCCACCCACCTCGGCGGCGAGAAGTACGGCTTGACCGTCAATAACGACGGCAGCGTTTCCGCCCCCACCTACATCATCCGCGGCGGCACGTATCACAACGTCGGCGACGCTTTGAGCGCCGTAGACAACCAGATCAACAACATCTACAACAACTTCGGCAACGTCTACAACCAGATGGGCAGCCTGCGGCGCGACATCAAGAACGTCGGCGCGCTCGGCTCGGCGCTAAGTGCTTTGAAGCCGATGCAGTACGACCCCGTCGAGCCCAGCCAGATCATGGCCGGCTTCGGAGCGTACAAAGGCGAGTACGCGCTGGCCCTCGGCTGGGCGCACTACCTAAAGGAAGACTTCATGGTGCATGCCGGCGTGTCCGTCACCCACCACGGCGAGTCGATGGCCAACGCCGGACTGACCTGGAAGATCGGCAGGAAAGAAGACAAGGATCAGATTCCCGAGCGCTACCGTAAGGGTCCGATCAGCAGCGTCTACGTGATGCAGAAGGAAAACGCCGAGCTGCAGGCCGAAGTGGCCTCGCTGCGGCAGACCAACATGCGCCAGGCCGAGCAGATGGCCGAAGTGAACGCGCGCGTGGAGAAGCTGGAGCGTCTGCTGCAGAGCGGCAAAAAAACGAACTGA
- a CDS encoding OmpH family outer membrane protein — protein sequence MRRVMTIFLAVLLMGVAAGTAPATEIAVVDAERILAQSTPGKKGQEHLNEVQKVLQKGYNDLVALYRGRENSPEAQEIIRQGQAALEQQMAVERNAVLAVLQSELMAATEAWQKKNPKVQAVVSRQLLLGAVPKLDVTSAVMKEMNKRTPKFAALPTVTVNKPAPAQPAQK from the coding sequence ATGAGACGAGTGATGACGATTTTTCTGGCGGTATTGCTGATGGGTGTGGCGGCGGGAACGGCCCCGGCCACGGAGATCGCGGTGGTGGATGCGGAGAGGATCTTGGCTCAGTCGACTCCCGGCAAGAAGGGACAGGAGCACCTGAACGAGGTGCAGAAAGTGCTTCAGAAGGGATACAACGACTTGGTGGCTCTGTACCGCGGCCGGGAGAACTCGCCCGAGGCGCAGGAGATCATCAGGCAGGGACAGGCCGCGCTGGAGCAGCAGATGGCGGTCGAGCGCAATGCCGTGCTGGCGGTTCTGCAGTCGGAACTGATGGCGGCAACGGAGGCGTGGCAGAAGAAAAATCCCAAGGTTCAGGCGGTCGTGAGCCGTCAGCTGCTTCTTGGCGCAGTCCCCAAGCTCGACGTGACGAGCGCGGTGATGAAGGAAATGAACAAGCGCACTCCCAAGTTCGCCGCTTTGCCCACGGTGACGGTGAACAAACCGGCTCCGGCTCAGCCTGCCCAAAAGTAG
- a CDS encoding TldD/PmbA family protein: MDINRAQRLLERMLSCAKAGGALAAECVWCSYGSRSFSVCDEALEKSHASISDCLGLRILDREHRQGVASLYDIDDHAAAALCEDAFRNARHGAAEDDVVFARTQPTAPAIDLGVYDPDLVAWDPREQIELCMEMSRRARALDRRVRKVRDASIFIGWEESLTINSYGVSCHGRSATGETGVTLLAEDGEAVEIGGTSVDGRSRAALSSRLPVDEAVARTVRPLHGEPLPTGRYTLILEPEVVASFLGALSELFFASNVCKGLTLLADKMGERVASPVVTLVDDGRLYSGMGTAACDAECVATQRTVLLDHGRLVSWLSNLQYGKRLGTVSTGNGSRGLSSLPDVDVSNLFVVPGTRSAEELAAVYDDCFCVTELMGLHTVDSVSGDFSLAARGLYRKHGVFRPVSAVTIAGNLCDFLHKIIEVGGDLRFYDRFGGCTMVVDDIAVAGK; the protein is encoded by the coding sequence ATGGATATCAACAGGGCCCAGCGTTTGCTCGAACGCATGCTTTCTTGTGCCAAAGCCGGCGGAGCGCTGGCGGCGGAATGTGTCTGGTGCAGTTACGGCAGTCGCTCGTTTTCGGTCTGCGATGAGGCGCTGGAAAAAAGTCATGCTTCGATTTCCGATTGTCTCGGGCTGCGCATATTGGACCGGGAGCATCGCCAGGGCGTGGCAAGCCTTTATGATATCGACGACCACGCCGCCGCCGCGCTGTGTGAAGACGCTTTTCGCAATGCGCGGCATGGAGCCGCGGAGGACGACGTCGTTTTTGCGAGGACGCAGCCGACGGCTCCGGCGATTGATCTGGGCGTTTATGATCCTGATTTGGTCGCGTGGGATCCCCGGGAACAGATCGAACTCTGTATGGAAATGAGTCGTCGGGCCCGAGCTCTCGACCGGCGCGTGCGCAAGGTGCGCGATGCCAGTATTTTTATCGGCTGGGAAGAATCGCTGACGATCAACAGCTATGGCGTTTCCTGTCACGGCCGCTCCGCTACCGGCGAAACTGGCGTCACTCTGCTGGCGGAGGACGGCGAGGCCGTCGAGATTGGCGGAACAAGTGTGGACGGGCGTTCTCGGGCGGCGCTCTCTTCCCGGTTGCCGGTCGACGAGGCTGTCGCGCGCACGGTACGCCCGCTGCACGGTGAGCCTTTGCCGACGGGGCGCTATACGCTCATCCTTGAGCCGGAGGTCGTCGCTTCCTTTCTGGGCGCCCTGTCGGAGCTGTTCTTCGCCTCGAATGTCTGCAAGGGGCTGACGCTTCTGGCCGATAAAATGGGGGAACGGGTGGCTTCCCCCGTTGTGACGCTTGTGGACGACGGGCGGCTTTATAGCGGCATGGGAACGGCCGCCTGCGACGCCGAGTGCGTTGCCACGCAGCGGACGGTTCTGCTTGACCACGGCCGTCTCGTTTCCTGGCTGAGCAATCTGCAATACGGAAAACGTCTCGGAACAGTTTCGACGGGGAACGGCAGCCGCGGGCTTTCTTCTTTGCCCGACGTCGACGTGAGCAATCTGTTCGTCGTGCCTGGAACGCGTTCGGCGGAGGAACTTGCGGCGGTTTACGACGACTGCTTCTGTGTCACTGAGCTGATGGGGCTGCATACGGTTGACTCGGTCAGCGGGGATTTTTCGCTGGCGGCGCGAGGGCTGTATCGTAAGCACGGCGTTTTTCGTCCCGTCTCCGCGGTGACGATCGCCGGAAATCTGTGCGATTTCCTGCATAAAATTATTGAAGTAGGCGGCGATTTACGGTTCTACGACCGTTTCGGCGGCTGCACAATGGTGGTGGACGATATTGCGGTGGCTGGAAAATAA
- a CDS encoding N-acetylmuramoyl-L-alanine amidase family protein, with the protein MREFHSLRMAAVDQIASGLGYQTRQEKEELVVQAPVGLRFVRGAAVVWIGYSVVALPARARMEDGHWWVDTDTVLSVFSQFLKRNGRNAALQWSGTGKRQTPPAERKTVDRKKTPANDASQRQSLRQGQQKAQDLPRLKALRWGGDHADARAVIDLEGSAEPSYTVQDETLTVVLAPINASRRRELKSARSDITLSVKNDATARLDFSFPGRTVKVFILSDPYRLVMDFKLDDKTSRRNEDEKFSARDGSQKDDKILSAKGGEDKAREKKPPSPAPRSRKGKKLVVIDAGHGGKDPGAMAHGYREKDLALQIAKRVAKELRSRAVTVRMTREGDTYPTLRERTQMANDWKADVFISIHLNALPKGRHSKGVEIYIMALPTDKDAMTLAKIENAEIAEDSSGKKGSSDKRTEMLLSILGNMQQNAKIDESTDLAEELFKAGQESRLDMKRVAQAPFWVLRGAVMPSVLIETGFITELSEAKRLAQPAYQQRMAESIASGIINFINR; encoded by the coding sequence GTGAGGGAGTTTCATTCGCTCCGCATGGCGGCGGTGGATCAGATAGCGTCAGGCCTTGGATATCAGACCCGGCAGGAAAAAGAGGAACTGGTCGTGCAGGCTCCCGTCGGGCTGCGCTTCGTGCGCGGCGCGGCGGTCGTGTGGATTGGTTACAGCGTCGTCGCTCTGCCGGCACGGGCGCGCATGGAGGACGGGCACTGGTGGGTTGATACTGACACGGTATTGAGCGTGTTCTCGCAATTTCTGAAGAGAAACGGGCGAAACGCGGCGCTGCAATGGTCAGGAACGGGAAAGCGGCAAACGCCCCCGGCGGAGCGGAAAACGGTCGATCGGAAGAAAACGCCCGCCAACGACGCGTCACAGCGGCAATCCCTGCGGCAGGGACAGCAAAAGGCGCAGGACCTTCCCCGGCTGAAGGCGCTGAGATGGGGCGGCGATCATGCCGATGCGCGGGCTGTCATCGATCTCGAGGGCTCCGCCGAACCTTCGTATACTGTTCAGGATGAAACGTTGACCGTGGTGCTTGCGCCGATAAATGCCTCGCGGAGGCGCGAGCTCAAATCCGCGCGTTCCGACATAACCCTGTCGGTTAAAAACGACGCCACGGCGCGGCTGGATTTTTCTTTTCCCGGCAGAACGGTCAAAGTCTTCATATTGAGCGATCCTTACCGTCTTGTCATGGATTTCAAACTGGACGACAAAACCTCGCGTCGAAACGAGGACGAGAAATTTTCCGCGAGGGACGGAAGTCAGAAGGATGATAAGATCCTGAGCGCAAAAGGCGGAGAGGACAAAGCCCGTGAAAAAAAGCCGCCTTCTCCGGCGCCGCGCTCCCGCAAGGGCAAGAAGCTCGTCGTCATCGACGCGGGACACGGCGGCAAGGATCCCGGCGCCATGGCGCACGGCTATCGGGAGAAAGACCTCGCCTTGCAGATTGCCAAGCGGGTGGCGAAAGAACTGCGTTCGCGAGCGGTGACCGTGCGGATGACCCGGGAAGGGGATACCTATCCCACGCTGCGGGAACGCACGCAGATGGCGAACGACTGGAAAGCGGACGTGTTTATCAGCATCCACCTCAACGCTTTGCCCAAAGGGCGCCATTCCAAAGGCGTGGAGATCTACATCATGGCTCTGCCGACCGACAAAGACGCCATGACGCTGGCGAAAATCGAAAACGCCGAGATAGCCGAGGACAGTTCCGGCAAGAAGGGATCGTCGGACAAGAGAACTGAAATGTTGCTGTCGATCTTGGGCAACATGCAGCAGAATGCCAAGATCGACGAAAGTACCGACCTGGCCGAGGAGCTGTTCAAAGCGGGGCAGGAGAGCCGGCTGGACATGAAGCGGGTCGCTCAGGCGCCTTTCTGGGTGCTGCGCGGCGCGGTCATGCCGTCGGTGCTGATCGAGACGGGATTCATCACTGAGCTGTCGGAAGCGAAGCGTTTGGCGCAGCCGGCGTATCAGCAGCGAATGGCGGAATCGATTGCATCAGGTATAATAAATTTCATCAACCGTTAA
- a CDS encoding PHP domain-containing protein codes for MMRVDMHFHSFCSDGSDSPEALARLGKKRGLAVMSLTDHDTMKGVPAFMSMCRKLGIRAVSGVEISAEYPRTLHILGYNYDPQDEEFRAALAKIQYYREERNRRVLAKLNELGIPITLKDVQDEAGKGVIGRPHFAYALIRKGVVHDVPTAFSEYLGREGKAYVHKVSLSPEETIRAIHRAGGLSVLAHPVQTCPDIRELPDVLRWLKSLGLWGLECYSGHHSREQSEAYKALAAANGLEVTAGSDYHGRGRPGYHFGVSVPEDLLPWARLGLRM; via the coding sequence ATGATGCGCGTTGACATGCATTTTCACAGTTTCTGCTCTGATGGGAGCGATTCTCCCGAAGCGTTGGCGCGCCTTGGCAAAAAACGCGGGCTGGCGGTGATGTCGCTGACCGATCATGATACGATGAAAGGCGTTCCCGCCTTCATGTCGATGTGCCGCAAGTTGGGCATCAGAGCTGTTTCGGGAGTGGAGATCTCTGCAGAATATCCGCGGACGCTGCATATCTTGGGCTATAATTATGATCCTCAGGACGAAGAGTTCCGCGCGGCGCTGGCAAAAATCCAATATTATCGCGAGGAGCGCAATCGCCGGGTTCTTGCCAAGTTGAACGAACTGGGGATCCCGATAACGCTGAAGGACGTCCAGGATGAGGCGGGGAAGGGCGTTATCGGACGTCCGCATTTTGCCTATGCGCTGATCCGCAAGGGAGTTGTCCACGACGTGCCGACGGCCTTCTCGGAGTATTTGGGACGGGAAGGGAAGGCGTACGTTCACAAGGTCAGTTTGTCGCCGGAAGAAACGATCCGCGCGATTCATCGTGCGGGCGGCCTTTCCGTGCTGGCGCATCCGGTGCAGACGTGCCCGGATATCCGGGAGCTGCCGGATGTTCTGCGCTGGCTGAAATCGCTTGGACTCTGGGGGCTTGAATGTTATTCGGGGCACCACAGCAGGGAGCAGAGCGAGGCCTACAAAGCGCTGGCGGCGGCGAACGGTCTCGAGGTCACGGCGGGCTCCGATTACCATGGCAGAGGACGTCCCGGGTACCATTTCGGCGTGTCGGTCCCCGAAGATCTTTTGCCGTGGGCTCGTTTGGGATTGAGGATGTAG
- a CDS encoding Do family serine endopeptidase, protein MELRKLKRSFIGVMLGVMVAGSLPAFSGTLPPEALTADSPVADLVEKVGHAVVNIDVEGTVTRTVNQGLPNDPFFREFFGDMFREYTRRVPMKGAGSGFVVSKDGRILTNNHVIDGADKITVTFFDGKTMEASVIGRDPTFDIAVIKVDGKDLPTLELGDSDKIRVGETMVAIGNTLGLGLEPTVTVGVLSARNRSIHLQNFNFDGFLQTDASINPGNSGGPLLDMQGRVIGINTAIIPSAQGIGFAIPINMAKQVMNDIVAYGKVRRGQMGVYLQPITEDIASAFELKNTKGALIADVVPDSPAEKAGLKRGDVIVKLDGKEVEDSVKLSTSVRQRMAGDKINLEVLRNGKTMNFSLTLAEVDTTVADASTAEKIGFTVATITPELRKELKLSERDSGLVVTEVEEKSLAARSGLRRGDIILQAGGREVNNSGDLFKIIGSTKRNRVPLLIRRYGRTQYLPLNVK, encoded by the coding sequence ATGGAACTGAGAAAATTGAAAAGATCTTTTATAGGCGTCATGTTGGGCGTCATGGTCGCGGGCAGCTTGCCCGCTTTTTCCGGAACGTTGCCGCCTGAAGCGCTGACCGCCGACAGTCCCGTCGCCGATCTGGTCGAGAAAGTCGGTCATGCAGTCGTCAATATCGACGTCGAAGGCACGGTCACTCGCACGGTAAACCAGGGGCTGCCCAACGATCCCTTCTTCAGGGAATTCTTCGGCGACATGTTCCGCGAGTACACGCGCCGCGTTCCCATGAAGGGAGCCGGAAGCGGCTTCGTCGTCTCCAAGGACGGGCGCATCCTCACCAACAACCACGTGATCGACGGCGCCGACAAGATCACGGTCACGTTCTTCGACGGCAAGACCATGGAAGCTTCGGTGATCGGACGCGATCCGACGTTCGACATCGCCGTGATCAAGGTTGACGGCAAAGACCTTCCCACGCTCGAGCTGGGCGACAGCGACAAGATCCGCGTCGGCGAAACCATGGTCGCCATCGGCAACACGCTGGGGCTGGGGCTGGAGCCCACCGTCACGGTGGGCGTCCTTTCGGCGCGCAACCGCAGCATTCACTTGCAGAATTTTAACTTCGACGGCTTCCTGCAGACCGACGCTTCGATCAACCCCGGCAACAGCGGCGGCCCCCTGCTTGACATGCAGGGACGAGTGATCGGCATCAACACGGCCATCATCCCCTCGGCCCAAGGGATCGGCTTCGCGATTCCCATCAACATGGCCAAGCAGGTCATGAACGACATCGTCGCCTACGGCAAAGTCCGCCGCGGCCAGATGGGCGTCTATCTGCAGCCTATCACCGAAGACATCGCGTCGGCTTTCGAGCTGAAGAACACCAAAGGCGCCCTGATCGCCGACGTGGTTCCCGACTCCCCCGCCGAAAAGGCCGGCCTGAAGCGCGGCGACGTCATCGTCAAGCTCGACGGCAAAGAAGTGGAAGACAGCGTCAAGCTGAGCACCTCGGTGCGTCAGCGCATGGCGGGCGACAAGATCAATCTCGAAGTGCTTCGCAACGGCAAGACCATGAACTTCTCGCTGACGCTTGCGGAAGTGGACACCACGGTCGCCGACGCCAGCACGGCGGAGAAAATCGGCTTCACCGTGGCAACGATCACTCCGGAACTGCGCAAAGAGCTGAAGCTCTCGGAGCGCGACAGCGGCCTGGTCGTCACCGAAGTGGAAGAAAAATCCCTGGCGGCTCGCTCCGGCCTGCGCCGCGGCGACATCATCCTCCAGGCCGGCGGCCGTGAAGTGAACAACTCCGGCGACCTGTTCAAGATTATCGGTTCCACCAAGAGAAACCGCGTCCCCCTGCTGATCCGCAGATACGGCCGCACGCAGTACCTGCCTTTGAACGTCAAATAA
- a CDS encoding GerMN domain-containing protein: MNDEISRRPRMPDREEYYQPRRRAPFFLRVLAQLSVMVIFLAAGYYGADLFLKMLDRKNVLKQENIVSNTEDLQRLLAAGDSNDSVVGPRKELVVYPLGRDGMVKASMKVLSEVQEDEIVQAVNAVFRESSESWANVIEAKHVYRDGIAVYLDLPQGFAAGLGKMSEERALLMLTGIVRTVVENFLPVKQVYFLQEGRWVQNVGSIRLSDPWGLENANG, from the coding sequence GTGAACGATGAAATCTCGCGCCGACCGCGAATGCCCGACCGTGAGGAATATTATCAGCCGCGGCGGCGCGCGCCGTTTTTTCTGCGCGTGCTGGCGCAGCTGAGCGTGATGGTGATCTTTCTGGCGGCAGGTTATTATGGGGCCGATCTGTTTTTGAAGATGCTTGACCGCAAGAACGTGCTCAAACAGGAAAATATCGTCTCCAATACGGAGGACCTGCAGCGTCTCCTGGCGGCCGGGGATTCGAACGACAGCGTCGTGGGGCCGCGCAAAGAGCTTGTGGTATACCCGCTCGGGCGCGACGGCATGGTGAAAGCCAGCATGAAGGTCCTGTCCGAAGTGCAGGAAGACGAGATCGTCCAGGCCGTGAACGCGGTCTTCCGGGAATCTTCGGAAAGCTGGGCCAACGTGATCGAAGCGAAACACGTCTATCGCGACGGCATCGCCGTTTATCTTGATCTGCCGCAGGGCTTCGCCGCCGGCCTGGGAAAGATGTCCGAAGAGCGCGCTTTGCTGATGCTGACGGGAATCGTGCGCACGGTCGTGGAGAATTTCCTGCCGGTCAAACAGGTCTATTTCCTTCAGGAAGGCCGCTGGGTGCAGAACGTCGGCTCGATTCGCCTTTCCGACCCCTGGGGATTGGAAAACGCGAACGGCTGA